The DNA window CTGAGCCTTCCCAGACTCCGATTAACCACGAGAGCGGGACGAGTTCAGCGGGGAGATCCAGGTTCAGTTCGATCATGATCGGGTCAGAGCGTTACCGCTGGCCCCGAAACAGGTTCCACAGCACAACGACAGACGTGAACGCGATACCCAGGCTTGCTGCGGCGAGAAGGCCGACAAAGAATAGTTCGAGCGCGACGAGATCCATGCCGACAGTCTATCCCCCGGAGACGACGGCGACGCTGAGAGCAACGGCGGTGCCGCCGATGATGACGAGCGAGCCCGCGAGGCTCGCCCCAAGGCGATCGATGAACCCCACCTTTCGATGGGTAGAGAGCTGGATAGCGAAGGCGACGAGCATGCTCGCGGCGAGCGCCAGCCAGAGCCACGAAAGCCGGTAGCTCTCCGAGGGCAGGAGGGCGACAGCCACAGCTGCGACCAGTGCGACGAGCCATACGGCGGCGATGCCGCCCCACGTGCGCGCTGGTGTCATTGGAGTATCGGTCACATCTCCATTGTGCCCGATACGGCGAGCGGATGCCCCTCCGAGGAGGTGATCACGCCGCGAGTTGCGCTATCGCTAGTATTGACCCAGCTAATCACTGGAGGTCCTGCGTGGCGCAACTGTTGATTCTGACCTCACGGGTCGACAATGACGTGCTTCCCTCCCTCGGCCTGCTCTCTCACCGGGTTCGTCAGATACCGGCTCAGCCGGCTCAACTCGTCAACGCGCCCGCGAGTGACCTGATCATGATCGACGCGCGAACCGACCTCGCCGGTGCCAAGTCGCTGTGCAAGATCCTCCGGACGACCGGCCTCACCGTGCCGCTCCTTATCGTTCTTACCGAGGGCGGACTCAGCGCGGTGAGCGCGGACTGGGGCGTCGACGATGTTCTCGTTGAGAACGCTGGTCCCGCCGAGGTCGATGCCCGAATCAGGCTGGCCATCGGCAAACAGGCCCTCGAGCAGACCTCGACCAAGATCCAGACCTCCGGCGTCGTCATCGACGAGGCCAGCTACTCGGCGAAGGTCCAGGGTAAACCGCTCGACCTGACCTATAAGGAGTTCGAACTCCTCAGGTTCCTGGCGACGCATCCGTCACGGGTCTTCACCCGCGAGCAGCTGCTCAGCGAAGTGTGGGGCTATGACTACTTCGGCGGCACCCGGACGGTCGACGTGCACGTCCGGCGCTTGCGCGCAAAGCTGGGCGATCTCGAGCAACTCATCGGCACGGTCCGTAACGTTGGTTACCGCTTCAACGTCTATGAGGAGGACAGTGCGCCCGCCGGCTCTTCGCACGCGTAGCCTCTCCACCCCTGGCGCTCGTGCCGCGTTCGACCGCCTTGTTCGGGTGGCCGCAGCTGTCGACGGCCAGGCGCCGTTCAACGACCAGGCGCTCGTGGATGCCGAGAAAGGGACCAGGAAGCTGGTCTTCATCGTTGAGCCGCAGGAGTCGCCCAGCGCCGCCGAGCACCTGGTCGGGGCCGCCATCCTCGGTGAGGATGAACTGGAGCTTGTGGTCGACCCTGAGTGGCGCGGGTCCGGGTACGGCAGCGCTGCCGTCGCCGAACTGCTCTCCGACGCCCCCGCCGGCCTGAAGGCCTGGTCACACGGCGACCACCCGGCAGCGCGCGCACTGGCCAGGCGGTTCGGGTTCACCCCGGTCAGAACCTTGTTGCAGCTGCGGATGCCGCTTGAGCAGTCAGCGACGACCGGCACAGCGTTCGAGAGCTTCCGCCCAGGCGTCGACGAAGACGAGTGGGTAGCGCTCAACGCAAGGATCTTCGCCGACCATCCCGAGCAGGGCAGCATCACGGTGGACGACCTCCATGCCAGGGAAGCCGAAGAATGGTTCGACCCAGGCGACTTCCTCATCGCTCGCGACGAGGCCGGGACGATGATCGGCTACAACTGGCTCAAGATCGAGAATGACCTCGGTGAGGTCTACGTCGTCGGCGTGGACGCACCCGGCCGCGGCCTCGGCAGGTCTCTCATGCTGGCGGGACTCGAACGGATGCGACAGCGGGGCTGTACGACGGCGGCGCTCTACGTCGAGGCAGACAACACTCCGGCCGTGGCCCTGTACCGCTCGCTCGGCTTTTCCGACCATACGGTCGACGTGCAGTACGTGCTTGGCGAACCGCCCGCGGCCCGTCACGCTGAATCCTGACCGACTGAACGCCCTGGCGACCGCCGCTGCCTGGCAATGTGCGCGGTGGTTGCTCAAGGTGACAAGATATTGCAATGGCATCAGACAGCATGGCCCAGGACTCCGGCCTCGGCTGGGACGACGACGACTTCGACCCCGCATTCGAGCGTGACGACCCTGCCCTTCCCGAGGGCCGATACCTCGACAGGGAGATCAGCTGGCTCGCCTTCAACCAAAGGGTGCTGGAACTCGCCGAGGACCGCTCGGTGCCCGCGCTCGAGCGGGCCAACTTCCTCGCCATCTTCGCATCGAACCTCGATGAGTTCTTCATGGTGAGGGTCGCCGGGCTCAAGCGTCGCGTTCTCACCGGCCTCGCTGTGCCCACCAACATCGGCCGTGCGCCCGCCGACGTACTCGAGGACATCTCGGAGAAGGCCCACGAACTCCAGTTGCGCCACGCTCGCGTCTGGAGCGATCAGGTCAAGCCGGATCTCACCGCAGCCGGCGTCAGCGTCGTGAGTTGGGACGCGCTCAATCGCGAGGACAAGGCGCGACTCAGCGACTACTTCTCGCAGCAGATCTTTCCGGTGCTCATGCCCCTCGCGGTCGACCCTGTGCACCCGTTCCCCTACATTTCGGGGCTCTCGCTCAACCTCGCCGTCCGGGTAAGGAACACAAAGACCGGACGGCAGGAGTTCGCGAGGCTGAAAGTGCCTCAGATGCTGCCCCGTTTCGTGCGGGTGGACCCCTCCGCCACGCTCGACGACGTTCAGTTCGTTTCACTCGAAGACCTCATCGCGAACCACCTCGGCGACCTGTTCCCCGGGATGGAGATCGTTGAGCACCACGTGTTCCGCGTCACACGCAACGAGGACGTGGAAATCGAGGAGGACGAAACCGAGAACCTCATCCAGGCCCTCGAGAAGGAACTGCTCCGCCGTCGCTTCGGACCGCCCATCCGCCTCGAGATCACCGAGGACATGGACGACGTCACACTCGACCTGCTTGTGCGCGAGCTCGACGTGACCGAGCAGGAGGTCTACCGGCTGCCTGCGCCCCTCGACCTCGGCGGCCTGTTCAGCCTGTCGGGGATCGATCGTCCCGACCTGAGATACCCGCCGCGCGTTCCGACCACTGCACTTGAATTCCAGCCGGCCGAGCCGAACGGAAAAGCAGACATCTTCGGCGCGATCTCCCGCGGCGACGTTCTCGTACACCACCCGTACGAGTCATTCGCCACGAGCGTCCAGGCCTTCCTCGAGCAGGCCGCTGCTGACCCGCATGTCCTCGCCATCAAACAGACCCTGTACCGCACCTCGGGCGACTCCCCCATCGTCGAGGCCCTCATCGATGCCGCCGAGGCTGGAAAGCAGGTTCTCGCGCTCGTCGAGATCAAGGCTCGCTTCGACGAACAAGCCAACATCTCCTGGGCCCGGAAGCTCGAGAAGGCTGGAGTGCACGTGGTCTATGGCCTCGTCGGGCTCAAGACGCACTGCAAACTTGCCCTCGTCATCCGTGAAGAAAAAGGGACGCTCAAGCACTACAGCCACATCGGCACGGGAAACTACAACCCGAAGACCAGCCGGATCTATGAGGACCTCGGTCTGTTCACCGCAGACGCGCAGGTGGGCAAGGACCTCACCCGCCTGTTCAATGAGCTGTCCGGCTACGCCATCGAGAAGAAGTTCAAGAGGCTGCTTGTCGCTCCCCTGCACCTGCGCAAGGGCCTGCTCAAGCACATCGAGACCGAGCGAAGGAACGCTGAGGCCGGCAAGCCGAGCGGGATCAGGATCAAGGTCAACTCGATCGTCGATGAGGCCATCATCGATGGGCTCTACCGGGCGAGCCAGGCCGGAGTTCCCGTCGATATCTGGGTGCGGGGCATTTGCAGCCTCCGGCCGGGCTACCCGGGCATGAGCGAGAACATGCGTGTTCGCTCAATCCTGGGCCGGTTCCTCGAGCACTCCCGCATCTTCTCGTTCGTCAACGACGGCGATCCCCACGTCTTCATCGGCAGCGCCGACATGATGCACCGCAACCTCGACCGTCGCGTCGAGGCGCTGGTACGCCTGACGTCTCCGGCGCACCTCGCGGAGATCGAGGGACTGTTCGACGTCGCCATGGATGACAAGACCTCGTCGTGGCACCTCGACTCCGACGGTGAGTGGGAGCGCCACAGCGTCGGCGAGAACGGCGAGGCACTCGTCGACCTGCAGGACAGGCTGATGTTGAAGACCAGCCTGCGTCGCCGGCAGAGGAGCCGCAGGTGACGAGCGCCGTCTACGCCGCCGGGGCCGTGTGCTGGCGGCTCATCGACGGCAGAATCCACATTCTCGTGATTCACCGAACGAAGTACGCCGACGTGACCCTGCCCAAGGGCAAGGTCGACCCCGGCGAGTCGCTGCCCCAGACCGCGGTACGGGAGATCCGCGAGGAGACCGGTCTCGCCGTCACCCTCGGCGTCCCCCTCGGCGTCTCCGCGTACACGCTCGCAAGCGGCAAGGAAAAAGTCGTCCATTACTGGGCGAGCGAGGTGACGGATGCCGCGGTTCTCGCGTCGACCTTCGTCCCGAACGGCGAGGTCGCCGCGCTCGAGTGGGTCACCATCAGGCGGGCCAGGAACTACCTGAGTTACGACCGTGACGTAGAGATCATCGACACCTTTGCGACACTCGTCGACGAGGGCGTTACCTCGACCTTCGCGCTGATCGCCCTCCGGCACGGCAAAGCTGTATCGCCGTCCTCCTGGGACGGACCGGATGCGAGCCGCCCCCTCACCGCTCGTGGTGTTGAGCAGGCCAACGAGATCGTCGGAACGCTTGAGGCCTTTGGTGTGCGCCGTATCGTCTCGAGCACCGCGGTTCGCTGCGCAACGACAGTAGCTCCCCTCGCGGCGGCAACCGGGATCGAAGTGCGACGCACCGACCTGATCAGCCAGGACGCCTACGAGTCGGGAACGTCCGACGTCCGCAAGGTCGTGGGCAAGCGGGTTCGTTCGGGAAAGACCGCCGTGCTCTGCAGCCACGGGCCCGTGCTCCCCGACATCCTCCGCGAAATCGCCCTGGCGACCGGAAGCATCACCGGCTCGTATCTCTCGAGCGCCGCCGGGCTCTCCACCGGCGCTTTCAGCGTCGTGCATCTCTCGGCGAGTAACCCGAGTTCGGGAATCATCTCGATCGAGACCCACGAACCCCGCGCATGAGCGCCCGGTTGGAAACCGGTCGTTAACCTTCCGTTCACCGCGATGAGGGACGCTCGTAAGGCCACACACCTAACGTCACCTGTGGGCCCGACGGGCCCGTCCCGTAATCACTATGAATGGACACATTTCGTGAAGTTCTCGAAGGTCGGCCGCATCGCGGTCATCGCAGCAGTGGCAACTCTCACCCTTTCATCCTGTGCGGCCAATGAAAAGGCCGACAGCACAGGCAGTTCAGACAGCACCCTCTCCGGCGAACTCGTCGGCATCGGCGCTTCCAGCCAGGGAAGCGCCCAGGAAGCTTGGATCGCGGGTTTCCAGACCGCGAACCCTGAGGTCACGGTCAACTACGACCCGCAGGGATCCGGCGCGGGCCGGGAGAACTTCATCTCCGGCGCAGCCGCCTTCGCCGGGTCTGACTCGCTCCTGAGCGACGAGGAGCTCGAGGGAGATTTCGAGAGCTGCGCTCCCGGAACGAAGGCCATCGACCTCCCCGTCTACATCTCCCCCATCGCCGTGATCTTCAACGTCGACGGAGTGGACGAGCTCAACCTCGATTCAGACACACTCGCGAAAATCTTCTCCGGAGAAATCACCAGCTGGGATGACCCGGCAATCGCCGCGCTGAACCCGGATGCGACGCTTCCGTCCGCGCCGATCACAGCGGTGCACCGTTCGGACGACTCCGGAACGACGAAGAACTTCGCCGACTACCTCAACAAGACGGCGCCAGAGGCATGGACCGCCGAGCCGAGCGACACCTTCCCGTTCAAGACCGGTGAGGGCGCGCAGGGGACATCGGGTGTTGTCGACGCCGTCTCAAACGGATCGAACACCATCGGGTACGCGGACGCGTCGAAGGCGGGCGACCTGGACACCGCGAAGATCAAGGTCGGCGAGGAGTTCGTTGAGTACACAGCGGATGCCGCCGCAGCGGTCGTCGAAGGATCCCCGATGGTCGAGGGCCGTGAGGCAAACGACATCGCAATTGAGCTCGACCGGGAGACGACTGACCCGAGCCACTACCCGCTCGTCCTCGTCAGCTACGCGATCGCCTGCCAGGAGTACGCTGACCCCGACGACGCTGAACTCGTCAAGGAGTACCTCACGTACATCGCCGGAGAAGACGGCCAGCAGGTCGCCGTCGAGGCCGCCGGCGCTGCACCGCTCTCGAGCGAGCTGAGCGACAAGGTCAAGACGGCCATCGAATCCATCAAGTAAACAGCTCTCTGATCTGTCCGCCATGCCCGCTGACCCGGGCATGGCGGACAGGCCGGGCAAGGTAAAGACGAAGGCACATGACCACTACAGCGCAGCCACCGAAAACACCGGTGCAGCCAGCCAGTCCCGGTGAGCCCGAGGCCCCGGTCCGTCCGCCGAAGCCCGTCCAGCGGCGGGGCGACCGGATCTTCAGCGGCTCGACACTCACGGCAGGAATCGTCATTCTTGTCACGCTCGCGGCCGTCGCGATCTTCCTTGTCGCTCAGAGCCTCCCCGCGTTCACCGCGGGCGAAGAAGACATCAAGGGCGACGCCACAAACTTCCTGTCCTACGTCTGGCCGCTCGTCTTCGGCACCGTCTGGGCCGCGTTCCTCGCGCTCGTCATCGCGGTACCGCTGTCGATCATGGTCGCGTTGTTCATTACCCATTACGCTCCTCGCCGGCTTGCGCAGAGCCTCGGCTACGTCATCGACCTGCTCGCCGCGGTGCCGAGCGTCGTCTACGGCCTGTGGGGCATCGGGGTCCTCGCCCCGGCGGTGCAGCCGGTCTACAGCTGGCTCGTGACCAACATGGGCTGGTTCCCACTCTTCGCCGGGCCCGTCTCAGGCACAGGTCGCACAATCCTCACCGTTGGGATCGTCCTCGCCGTCATGATCCTCCCGATCATCACCTCACTGTCCAGGGAAATCTTCCTCCAGACGCCGAAACTCCACGAGGAAGCCGCACTCGCACTCGGTGCGACACGGTGGGAGATGATCACCATCGCCGTCCTCCCCTTCGGGCGGCCAGGCATCGTCTCGGCGTCCATGCTCGGCCTCGGGCGAGCGCTCGGGGAGACCATGGCCGTTGCGATGGTCCTGTCCCCCAGCCTCATCATCAGTCTCGTCCTCCTGCAGTCTCAGAACCCGACAACGATCGCCGCGAACATCGCCCTCAACTTCCCCGAAGCCCACGGCGTCGGCGTGAACATCCTCATCGCGAGCGGGCTGATCCTCTTCGCGATCACGTTCGTCGTCAACTTCATCTCGCGCGCGATCGTTGATCGCCGCAAGGCATTCTCCGGAGCGAACTGATGGCCATCACACAGGCGCCGATGTCGAGCGCTCTCAAGGCGGGCAAACTCAACAGGTTCACGCCGCTGTACGTCATCCTCGGTGCACTCGGGGTCTCCGTCGCGGCGTTCGCAATCCTCGGCGCGCCAAACATCGCCGGCATCCTCATCGTCACCGCGGTGATCTTCGTCGTGACCTACTGGCTGCTCTCGCTGTTCGTCGAAGGCTCGAGGAAGGCAACGGACAGGCTGATGACCAGCCTCGTCGTCATCGCCTTCCTGATCGCGCTCATCCCCCTGATCTCGGTCGCCGTCACCACGGTGACCAACGGTTCGGCCCGCTTCGACCTCGACTTCTTCACGATGTCGATGCGTAACGTCGTCGGCGAAGGCGGCGGCGCGCTGCACGCGATCGTCGGCACCCTTCTGATCACGCTCGCCACGAGCATCATCTCGGTTCCCATCGGCATCCTCACCGCCATCTACCTCGTTGAGTACGGCCGTGGAAAACTCGCCAGGTGGATCACCTTCCTCGTCGACGTGATGACCGGCATCCCCTCGATCGTCGCCGGCCTCTTCGCCTACGCCCTCCTGGTCATCTTCTTCGGTGAGGGCGTGCGGCTCGGCATCGGCGGCGCGATCGCACTGAGCGTGCTGATGATCCCGGTCATCGTGCGATCGACCGAAGAGATGCTGAAGCTCGTGCCCAACGAGCTCCGTGAGGCGTCGTACGCGCTCGGTGTGCCCAAGTACCTCACGATCCTCAAGGTGGTCCTCCCCACCTCCCTCGCGGGAATCGTCACGGGCGTCATGCTCTCGGTCGCCCGCGTGATCGGCGAGACGGCGCCGCTGCTCATCATCGCCGGTTACACGCAGAGCATGAACTACAACCTCTTCGACGGCCGAATGATGGCGCTTCCGACATTCGTCTACAACTCGTACGCCCAGCAGGGCACCGACGCGCAGGCCTACATCGACAGGGCATGGACCGGCGCACTCACGCTCATCCTGATCGTGATGGCGCTCAACCTCATCGCGCGACTCGTCGCGAACATCTTCTCGCCCAAACTGGGCCGCTAGCCTCAACCCGAAGGAATACAGTGTCAAAGCGCATCGAGGTCAAGGACCTCAAGGTCTACTACTCCAGCTTCCTGGCGGTCGAAGACATCTCACTGACGATCGAACCGCGCACCGTGACGGCGTTCATCGGCCCGAGCGGTTGCGGGAAGTCGACCTTCCTGCGAACCCTCAACCGCATGCACGAGGTGATCCCCGGCGCACGCGTCGAGGGCGAGGTCCTCATCGACGGTGACAACCTCTACGCACCGGGCGTCGACCCCGTACTGGTCCGCCGCCAGGTCGGCATGGTCTTCCAGCGGCCCAACCCGTTCCCGACGATGTCGATTCGCGACAACGTCCTCGCCGGTGTGAAGCTCAACAACCGGAAGATCTCCAAGTCGGATGCCGACGACCTCGTTGAGAAGTCACTGCGCGGTGCGAACCTGTGGAACGAGGTCAAGGACCGGCTGGAGAAGCCAGGGTCGAGCATCTCGGGCGGTCAGCAGCAGCGGTTGTGCATTGCCCGCGCCATCGCCGTGTCTCCTGACGTGCTGCTGATGGACGAGCCGTGCTCTGCGCTCGACCCGATCTCGACCCTCGCCATCGAGGACCTGATCGAGGAGCTCAAGAACGAGTACACGATCGTCATCGTCACTCACAACATGCAGCAGGCATCCCGGGTCTCCGACCGCACGGCGTTCTTCAACATTGCGGGTACCGGCAAGCCGGGCAAGCTCATCGAGTACGACGACACCAACACGATCTTCACCCAGCCGAGCGTCCAGGCCACCGAGGACTACGTCTCCGGCCGGTTCGGCTAAACCGCCTTCGGCCCGGACAAGCCGGGGACCGCGAGAGCTGCACTTCCATGCCCGCGCTGCAGATGCTTCTGCAGCGCGGGCATGGATCTGTAGCGGGTGGCGCGGGAGCCTGTGCGCGTGCGGGAGCCTTGCGGATGCCGGCAGCGCGGGAGCCCGTACGGATGCGCCTGCCATGCGGATGCCAGCAGCGCGGGTGCGGCTGCGTCCGCAGCGCTCGGATCAGGTGGTGTGGATGACGATGAGCGGGTCAGTGGTGGGCTGCTCCGAGCCACCAGCAGGTTCGACCGTCACGCCGACGGCATCCCCTGCGGCCATAGAGCCCTCGAGGACACGCCAGCTCTCGCCGGCACGATGGGTGTTGAAGACACCAGCGGAGATGGGGCCGTCTTCACCGATGTACCAGAGTTCGTAGGTCTTGTCCTCGGGCAAACTTGCGAGCCCGTCGACGATGAACACTGACTCAGCGAGGGCGCCAGACCACACGAGAGTCGCAGTGACCTGCTTCTCGTCGGTGATGTTCGTAAGCCTGATCGTCTCGCGCGCCACATCGGGCTGCGCCTCGATGTGTGCGAGCCTGAGCGCTTCCGTGAGTCCGTTGCCATTGTTGAGAGCGCTCGTGAGGGCGTTCGCGCCGAGGAACACCGCGACGAGAGCAGCGGCAGCTGCGAGAGCGGCAGCGGGTCGTGAGTACCAGCGCGCTCGCGCTTTGTGCTCTGCCTTCGAGACACGGGCGGACTGACCGGCCGGGGAGCCTGTGCTCGGCGCAGGCGTCGACGCCTGCCGCTGAACCGGTTCGTCCGTATCGACCGCGCGCGGAGACGCTGTCTTCACCGCTGGGGTTTCAGCCTCAGCGGGCAACTGCGGCAGGGTCGCGATACTGGCCATGATGCTTGCCTTGAGCGAGGCAGGAGGTTCGACTCCCGTCGAGAGGAGGTCAGCTGTCGCCTCGAACCCCACGACGTCAGCCTGCGCGTCGGTCGACGAAGCAAGGTGCTCCTCGAACCGGGCCGTATCGTCGACGTCGAGCGCGCCAAGGGCGTAAAGCGCCGCGAGCGAGGAGGCGTCGGACGGCTCGCCGACGGTGAGGTCGTCGTTGTTCGTCGTGTCGTCGTTCACAGTGCCACCCCCAATTCCTCTCGCAGCTTGATCATCCCATCCCGTATCCGTGTTTTCACGGTTCCCAGCGGAATACCGAGCCGCTCGGCCACTTCGGCCTGGGACAGGCCTCCGTGGTAGGCCAGGCTGATCGCCTGGCGCTGAATGTCGCTCAGCGTCTGCAATGCACGATCAACCCGCTCGGATTCGAGTTTCAGTTCAACATCCTCTGAGACGCTGTCGTAGTCAACCTTCTGATCCCGGATGCCGATTCGGACATCCCGGTCCCGACCAGCCTGCGACGCACGCACACGGTCGACAGCCCTGCGGTGCGCCATGGTCAGGATCCAACCGCGTGCTCCACCTTTATTCGGAGCGAAACGGGTTGCGGTTTGCCAGATCTCGAGAAAAATCTCCTGGGTGACTTCCTCGGCCTGGGCGCGATCCACCAGGATCCGCTGGACGAGGCCGAATACCCGAGGCGCGTACAGATCGTAGAGCTGAGAGAACGCGTCCTGGCTTCCGCCGGCGACGCGGGTGAGAAGAAGCGTCGACCGATCATCGCCGGAGATCTCCGTCGATACCACTTCCGCTTCTTCTGGCACGTTTCCAAGCTTCTCACATGGGCTGTCACATGACAGCGACCGGGCCGCAGAACGCCTCTCGGCGTGAGGCCGCTCAGAGCGGCGAATATTGGAGCCCGGGGTTACTGCGGCCCGGCCATTCACCAGTCTACCCAAAGGTGAATGAAAACGCCTCGACACCGGCGCCGACCTTGACATCGAGGGTTCCGGCCTCTATGCCTTTCGTCTCCACCAGCAGATATGAGGTCGGCGTACCGGTGACCTCGATGACCTTTGTCTTGCCGTTCACATCAAGCGTCACACTGCCTTCGCCCGCGAGAACCATCCGCACCTCACTCGCCGTGTAGTTCAGTCGAACAGAGGCGTCGGCCCCGGTGGGGGTGACAGCCTGCGTTCCGACATCCCATTCACCAGACAACGCGAAGGCGTCCTTCGGGAGCTTGTCCGGGAATCGATACTCCCGTTGTCCCTTCGTGTACTTCTCCTCGCCGGCGAAGTTCACTTTCTTCGTCGACCCCAGGTAGGTCTCGGGCGTCGTTGCGCCGCTGTCCGGGGTGTCATCAGCGACATCGGTTGCCGTCGGCAGGGTGACATCCGGGTCAGCCTTTGTGAGCAACTCCCTGATGTGCTTCTCTGTCGTCTCATACCCGCCCTCGCCCAGCTTGATGTGGCGAACCGTGCCGTCGGCATCGATGAGATAGGAGGCGGGCCAATAGCGGTTGCGGTAGTTCGTCCACGTCGAGAGGTTGTTGTCGATGGCGACCGGGTAATCGATGCCGAAGTTCTTCGCCCCAGCCTGAACGTTATTGACCTCTTTTTCGAAGGCGTACTCGGGCGCATGAACGCCGATGACCTCGAGCCCGGCATCGCGGTATGCGTCGTACCACGCCGTGACGTGGGGCAGCGAGCGCTGGCAGTTGATGCAGGAGTATGCCCAGAAGTCGACGAGGACCACCTTGCCCCTCAACTGGTCGAGGGAGACTGCCGCGTTGTCCGTTGTATTGAACCACTCGGTGATTCCGGTGAGCTCGGGGGCAGTGCCGCAGCTCTCGAGTTCGGCGCCGCCGTTCGAGCACTTATCGAGGTCGCGGTTCTCGTCGGTCACGATGCCGCCGAGGTTGAGGGCCTCCTGGACCTCATCCGACTCGTTGATCTGGTTCTGGATGGCGCTCGTGTAGTCGGGAACGAGACGCTGAAGCAGCTGCGGAACGTTGAACACGAGCCCGATGGCCAGGGCGATCATGACGATACCGCCGGTGAGACGAATGGCGGACTGGTGCTTGCGGAAAGTCTTGACCCGCTCACCGACCCGACGGCCGGCGAGTGCGAAGACGAGGAGCGGGATGGCGGCACCGATCGCGAACGAGAGGGTGAGGACGACGGTGTCAGCACCGATTTGCCCGGTTGATCCTGCGACGGTGATGGCGGCGAGCACCGGGCCGGCGCACGGCACGTAAACGGCGCCAAGGGCGATGCCGAGGCCAAACCCGGAGCGATCGGTTCCGACATTCTTCTGCGGGATCTTCGAGAACGGCTTCTCGAGAATGTGCTGGAACTTCGGCACGATGAGGCCGACGCCGATGAGCACGAGGACGACAATTCCCGCCCAGCGAAGGAAGTCCTGCGGAAGGTTGAGGAGCGCGAGCAGGAGCGATCCGAGCAACGTGAAGAGGCTGAAACTGACAACGAGTCCCGCGATGACCAGGTAGGGACGGAGGGACTGTGCCCGCGCGAGAACCTTTCCTTTCTCGTCGGTCGGTCTGGCGCCCTGGACGCCGCCAGACAAGAAGATGACCGGCAGGACGGGAAGGATGCAGGGTGAAATACCCGTGATCAATCCGCCGAGCAGGCCGATGAGGGCGAGCGTGAACATGGTGCCTCCGTAAGTGGTTGAAGGCTCTTCGGAGCGGGGGTCGAATCCGATTGGAGTGGGGGACGACACCGCGATAATCGGGCCGAAACGGTGCGGCCCCGAACTTTTTTGGAAATCTTCCAAACCTTTGGGCATCCGGCTCCGAATGAACCTTCACAGCCGCACAGCACGTGGCATGGGGGTCGGGACACTCGGCCACAACTGAAGGAGAACCAGCTCATGAAAACCAAGCGCAACACACTCGCAGCACTGTCGCTGTTGGCCATCACGGCCTTCGGACTGACCGCCTGTTCCTCAAGCATGGAGCAGGAGCCGGCCACCGACTCTGGCGGATCAGAGTCGAGCGAGTCGGCCGAGCCGATGGAGGAAATGGACCCGGCCGCGAACCTCGTCGGCGCCGGATGTGCCGACTACGCAGAAATGGTTCCGGAGGGCGCAGGCTCTGTCGTCGGCATGAGCCAGGACCCCGTCGCGGTCGCAGCCGGAAACAACCCGCTGCTCACCACCCTCACCGCGGCCGTATCCGGCCAGCTCAACCCGGACGTAAACCTTGTCGACACGCTCAACGGCGACGAGTTCACGGTCTTCGCTCCGGTGGATGACGCCTTTGCGATGATCGACCCGGCAACCATCGAGACGCTCAAGACCGACTCGGAGATGCTCACCTCCATCCTGACCTACCACGTCGTTCCCGGCCA is part of the Mycetocola zhujimingii genome and encodes:
- the pstC gene encoding phosphate ABC transporter permease subunit PstC; translation: MTTTAQPPKTPVQPASPGEPEAPVRPPKPVQRRGDRIFSGSTLTAGIVILVTLAAVAIFLVAQSLPAFTAGEEDIKGDATNFLSYVWPLVFGTVWAAFLALVIAVPLSIMVALFITHYAPRRLAQSLGYVIDLLAAVPSVVYGLWGIGVLAPAVQPVYSWLVTNMGWFPLFAGPVSGTGRTILTVGIVLAVMILPIITSLSREIFLQTPKLHEEAALALGATRWEMITIAVLPFGRPGIVSASMLGLGRALGETMAVAMVLSPSLIISLVLLQSQNPTTIAANIALNFPEAHGVGVNILIASGLILFAITFVVNFISRAIVDRRKAFSGAN
- the pstA gene encoding phosphate ABC transporter permease PstA: MAITQAPMSSALKAGKLNRFTPLYVILGALGVSVAAFAILGAPNIAGILIVTAVIFVVTYWLLSLFVEGSRKATDRLMTSLVVIAFLIALIPLISVAVTTVTNGSARFDLDFFTMSMRNVVGEGGGALHAIVGTLLITLATSIISVPIGILTAIYLVEYGRGKLARWITFLVDVMTGIPSIVAGLFAYALLVIFFGEGVRLGIGGAIALSVLMIPVIVRSTEEMLKLVPNELREASYALGVPKYLTILKVVLPTSLAGIVTGVMLSVARVIGETAPLLIIAGYTQSMNYNLFDGRMMALPTFVYNSYAQQGTDAQAYIDRAWTGALTLILIVMALNLIARLVANIFSPKLGR
- the pstB gene encoding phosphate ABC transporter ATP-binding protein PstB, which gives rise to MSKRIEVKDLKVYYSSFLAVEDISLTIEPRTVTAFIGPSGCGKSTFLRTLNRMHEVIPGARVEGEVLIDGDNLYAPGVDPVLVRRQVGMVFQRPNPFPTMSIRDNVLAGVKLNNRKISKSDADDLVEKSLRGANLWNEVKDRLEKPGSSISGGQQQRLCIARAIAVSPDVLLMDEPCSALDPISTLAIEDLIEELKNEYTIVIVTHNMQQASRVSDRTAFFNIAGTGKPGKLIEYDDTNTIFTQPSVQATEDYVSGRFG
- a CDS encoding anti-sigma factor, with the translated sequence MNDDTTNNDDLTVGEPSDASSLAALYALGALDVDDTARFEEHLASSTDAQADVVGFEATADLLSTGVEPPASLKASIMASIATLPQLPAEAETPAVKTASPRAVDTDEPVQRQASTPAPSTGSPAGQSARVSKAEHKARARWYSRPAAALAAAAALVAVFLGANALTSALNNGNGLTEALRLAHIEAQPDVARETIRLTNITDEKQVTATLVWSGALAESVFIVDGLASLPEDKTYELWYIGEDGPISAGVFNTHRAGESWRVLEGSMAAGDAVGVTVEPAGGSEQPTTDPLIVIHTT
- the sigK gene encoding ECF RNA polymerase sigma factor SigK — encoded protein: MPEEAEVVSTEISGDDRSTLLLTRVAGGSQDAFSQLYDLYAPRVFGLVQRILVDRAQAEEVTQEIFLEIWQTATRFAPNKGGARGWILTMAHRRAVDRVRASQAGRDRDVRIGIRDQKVDYDSVSEDVELKLESERVDRALQTLSDIQRQAISLAYHGGLSQAEVAERLGIPLGTVKTRIRDGMIKLREELGVAL
- a CDS encoding cytochrome c biogenesis protein DipZ, with the protein product MFTLALIGLLGGLITGISPCILPVLPVIFLSGGVQGARPTDEKGKVLARAQSLRPYLVIAGLVVSFSLFTLLGSLLLALLNLPQDFLRWAGIVVLVLIGVGLIVPKFQHILEKPFSKIPQKNVGTDRSGFGLGIALGAVYVPCAGPVLAAITVAGSTGQIGADTVVLTLSFAIGAAIPLLVFALAGRRVGERVKTFRKHQSAIRLTGGIVMIALAIGLVFNVPQLLQRLVPDYTSAIQNQINESDEVQEALNLGGIVTDENRDLDKCSNGGAELESCGTAPELTGITEWFNTTDNAAVSLDQLRGKVVLVDFWAYSCINCQRSLPHVTAWYDAYRDAGLEVIGVHAPEYAFEKEVNNVQAGAKNFGIDYPVAIDNNLSTWTNYRNRYWPASYLIDADGTVRHIKLGEGGYETTEKHIRELLTKADPDVTLPTATDVADDTPDSGATTPETYLGSTKKVNFAGEEKYTKGQREYRFPDKLPKDAFALSGEWDVGTQAVTPTGADASVRLNYTASEVRMVLAGEGSVTLDVNGKTKVIEVTGTPTSYLLVETKGIEAGTLDVKVGAGVEAFSFTFG